A stretch of the Vigna radiata var. radiata cultivar VC1973A chromosome 9, Vradiata_ver6, whole genome shotgun sequence genome encodes the following:
- the LOC106773531 gene encoding RHOMBOID-like protein 1: MPGEPRPLEIHLRVNSKRSNANMVHPVAVETVYPVQPQRQEVKHYRKWFPWLIPLFVVANIILFVITMYVNNCPHNSVSCIATFLGRFSFQPFKENPLLGPSSLTLQKMGALDVSRVVHRHQGWRLISCMWLHGGVFHLLANMLGILVIGIRLEQEFGFVLIGLLFVISGFGGSLLSALFIQSNISVGASGALFGLLGGMLSELITNWTIYENKLAALLTLVIIIVINLAVGILPHVDNFAHIGGFLTGFLLGFVFLIRPQFGWVNQRYAPLNYSPERAKPKFKKYQCILWVLSLVILVVGLSVGLVALLRGVDANDHCSWCHYLSCVPTSKWSCHTEPSYCVSNQLGNQLNVTCSSNGKSSTYFMQDPTSSQIQQLCTQLCS, from the exons ATGCCCGGAGAACCACGCCCCTTGGAGATCCACCTCAGGGTCAATTCCAAGAGAAGCAACGCCAACATGGTGCACCCTGTGGCCGTGGAAACTGTGTACCCGGTTCAGCCCCAGAGACAGGAAGTCAAGCATTACCGCAAGTGGTTCCCTTGGTTGATACCTCTCTTTGTTGTTGCTAACATAATTTTGTTTGTGATCACTATGTATGTCAACAACTGCCCCCATAACTCTGTCTCCTGCATTGCCACCTTCTTGGGTCGCTTCTCCTTCCAGCCCTTCAAAGAAAACCCCCTCTTGGGCCCTTCATCCTTGAC GTTACAGAAGATGGGGGCTCTTGATGTGAGCAGAGTGGTTCATAGACACCAGGGGTGGCGCCTTATCAGTTGTATGTGGCTGCATGGTGGGGTTTTCCATCTGTTGGCAAATATGTTGGGTATTCTAGTAATTGGAATTCGGCTTGAGCAAGAATTTGGGTTTG TGCTTATTGGACTGCTATTTGTCATATCTGGATTTGGGGGAAGTTTGCTTTCTGCTCTTTTCATCCAGTCAAACATTTCTGTGGGTGCTTCTGGTGCACTTTTCGGCTTGCTGGGGGGCATGCTTTCGGAACTCATTACTAACTGGACTATATATGAGAACAAG CTGGCAGCACTCCTCACCCTTGTGATCATCATTGTTATCAATCTAGCAGTGGGAATTCTCCCACATGTGGACAACTTTGCACATATTGGAGGCTTTCTTACAGGATTTCTTCTCGGATTTGTGTTTCTGATACGTCCCCAGTTTGGATGGGTTAACCAACGCTATGCTCCCCTAAATTATTCTCCAGAACGAGCTAAGCCTAAATTCAAAAAGTATCAGTGCATCTTATGGGTCCTCTCTCTCGTCATTCTAGTTGTTGG GCTTTCTGTTGGGCTTGTCGCGCTTCTCCGTGGTGTTGATGCCAATGACCACTGCTCCTGGTGCCATTATCTGTCTTGTGTTCCAACGTCAAAATGGAGCTGCCATACAGAGCCATCATATTGTGTG TCAAATCAGCTTGGTAACCAGCTGAATGTAACATGCTCAAGCAATGGTAAATCCAGTACATACTTCATGCAAGATCCAACCAGTTCCCAGATCCAGCAACTATGTACTCAACTTTGCAGTTGA